A region from the Nitrospinota bacterium genome encodes:
- a CDS encoding type II secretion system protein M, which produces MISMNNIRNMEPRERNMVMAAAAFIALTILWVGVYEPLAARRATMKNKIETKAEELAEASALSGRMESLRAGLNKLEADVRRRPQGLSLVGEIEGLAQMTGARENITGITPQQPQTAGNIKETLLDVNMQKITLARLVRFAEGVRNSDASLRVKRVSIKPQFKDPSLLDVSITIAGYEAAQ; this is translated from the coding sequence ATGATTTCGATGAATAACATCCGGAACATGGAGCCCAGGGAGCGCAACATGGTGATGGCGGCGGCGGCGTTCATCGCCCTCACCATCCTATGGGTGGGCGTTTATGAGCCACTTGCGGCGCGGCGGGCCACCATGAAAAATAAGATAGAGACCAAGGCCGAAGAGCTGGCCGAAGCTTCGGCGCTTTCCGGAAGGATGGAGTCGTTGCGCGCCGGTCTTAATAAACTGGAGGCGGACGTGCGCCGCCGCCCGCAGGGACTTTCGCTGGTGGGGGAAATAGAGGGGCTGGCGCAGATGACCGGGGCGCGGGAAAACATCACCGGGATAACACCCCAGCAGCCGCAGACCGCCGGGAACATCAAAGAAACGCTTCTGGACGTGAACATGCAGAAGATCACGCTGGCGCGGCTGGTGCGGTTCGCCGAAGGAGTGCGCAATTCCGATGCGTCTCTCCGGGTGAAACGGGTCTCCATAAAACCCCAATTCAAGGATCCGTCGCTTCTGGACGTCTCCATAACAATCGCGGGATATGAGGCTGCGCAATGA